The Deltaproteobacteria bacterium genome has a segment encoding these proteins:
- a CDS encoding GDP-L-fucose synthase — translation MAFDLRSAKVVVTGGSGFLGSYVVAALQARGAKDIFIPRSKEYDLVDRDAVRRLYRDAKPDLLIHLAAVVGGIGANRENPGRFYFENLMMGALLFEEGRLNKLKKLVAIGTICAYPKFAPIPFREEDLWNGYPEETNAPYGVAKKGMAIQSAAYREQYGFNSIFLLPVNLYGPRDNFDPSSSHVIPALIKKCVDAIDRGDKEIVCWGDGSPTREFLHARDAAEGIVLAAERYDASDPVNIGAGFEISIRDLTELIAELTGFTGKITWDASKPNGQPRRKLDTSRAKERFGFEAKIGFEEGLRETIAWYREHRK, via the coding sequence ATGGCATTCGATCTTCGTTCGGCGAAAGTGGTGGTCACCGGCGGCTCGGGCTTTCTGGGCTCGTACGTGGTCGCGGCGCTGCAGGCGCGCGGCGCCAAGGACATCTTCATTCCGCGCTCGAAGGAGTACGACCTCGTCGACCGCGACGCCGTCCGCCGCCTCTACCGCGACGCCAAGCCGGACCTGCTCATCCACCTCGCCGCCGTGGTGGGGGGCATTGGCGCGAACCGCGAGAACCCGGGGCGGTTCTACTTCGAGAACTTGATGATGGGCGCGCTGCTCTTCGAGGAGGGGCGGCTGAACAAGCTCAAGAAGCTCGTCGCCATCGGCACCATCTGCGCGTACCCGAAGTTCGCGCCCATTCCGTTCCGCGAGGAAGACCTCTGGAACGGCTACCCCGAGGAGACGAACGCGCCATACGGCGTGGCCAAAAAGGGCATGGCCATCCAGAGCGCCGCGTACCGTGAACAATACGGTTTCAATTCGATCTTCCTCTTGCCGGTGAATTTGTACGGACCGCGCGACAACTTCGATCCCTCGTCGAGCCACGTGATCCCCGCGCTGATCAAGAAGTGCGTGGACGCCATCGATCGCGGCGACAAGGAGATCGTCTGCTGGGGCGACGGCTCGCCCACCCGCGAGTTCCTGCACGCGCGCGACGCCGCCGAGGGCATCGTGCTCGCCGCCGAGCGCTACGACGCGAGCGACCCGGTGAACATCGGCGCGGGCTTCGAGATCTCCATCCGCGATTTGACCGAGCTCATCGCCGAGCTCACCGGCTTCACCGGCAAGATCACCTGGGACGCGAGCAAGCCCAACGGCCAGCCGCGCCGCAAGCTGGATACCTCGCGGGCCAAGGAGCGCTTCGGCTTCGAGGCGAAGATCGGCTTCGAGGAAGGGTTGCGCGAGACGATCGCGTGGTATCGGGAACACCGAAAGTGA
- a CDS encoding VCBS repeat-containing protein: MRWRIATLACCALALGCGRTFNAPNESNQPLQALASPPTVAPLGTATITITGGHGNVQARLDDGDKLSGPAASIAPGPDARTFVYTAGDQGGVADTVRITDEGSGNVPVVINVSAALAVSPAFLNIGPGQQFPLTISGGHKDYCLSLTAEPGSGCADPDPSEACGRGTTTCTDGGSAACIDGDGTLHAARCGPQVLTAHVRDQNHAQAQAVANVGSSLTVEPPELTLVPGASERLAVFGGVAPYHFSLQARGNLSNGSIDPDGTYHSGQNPLVDDWIEIDDSAGNSAAVVAHVTTPTFQIQTRDWMWVLNADFNGDSIADTVIFSVAFDGQHLARVTSFFGDFGGPRAGPVFEVSSCGFNSQGIPLAVDLDGDSRADIVLPLPSTDGSVLGTGLGLMVLKGRADSSFDTVGPVAVPTTSEQFPGGVSYVRSGAQNLIAIPELEGTPHQMLLLRLDPQAGLVDAGAVPLPSQADRYTQWIPGTPDSQLMPQYYLFEPNADSTTNCGASSVAFIPETLNLPDGGLQTAPDGGLMLTSGSPICLPRPLAPGNGVVYDPVEMIPTDIHGSDAVDLVYAAADRNNAESQNGTLVAAKDDGLGYRPGVHALGPQNLVMVVGQENKTHAEFDVTYPGSGQASQRLILAPDGGIVSLAPALPSGTIAVGVGDFDYDGEADRLAIDSNGVTTFLHESITGDFGLGHTRVIPAQAQFAIAPDVNGDGIADFFVLGEDGGSILWGTPTSDGLAVGPSFGPIDAQFFIAAPGGLVAVNTEPDGNTLLGWFNANVDGGAATAQRIPTQYSVNEIYGLDNLRAGGVVDGGDLALTFVDPAGGPDQELIATVEGDGGVSFNDVSAALAGSSDLVVATFVGGPASGADGLWALRQAADGSNYVELHPASGTGLSATPSATVQLDYSYSPGSVNPASFSATPGGPRDHLAIIGYDDPSNCGDAELYIIDTQHPGNPQVGNATLACMNGPFSAQVVASDLDGDGRTDLLGFDGQSIFVMWQNPDGTFSEDDDLYDELQRRTQTLDNMAPTFGDFDGDGLMDIALVSPDSTEVDLIHNQGNRQFW, translated from the coding sequence ATGCGCTGGCGAATTGCAACCCTGGCGTGCTGCGCCCTCGCGCTCGGCTGCGGCCGAACGTTCAACGCGCCCAACGAGTCCAACCAGCCGCTGCAGGCCCTCGCCTCGCCGCCCACGGTGGCCCCGCTCGGCACGGCCACGATCACCATCACCGGCGGCCACGGGAATGTGCAGGCCCGCCTCGACGACGGCGACAAGCTCAGCGGCCCCGCGGCGTCGATTGCGCCCGGCCCCGACGCGCGGACCTTCGTGTACACCGCAGGCGACCAGGGCGGCGTGGCCGACACGGTGCGGATCACCGACGAGGGCTCGGGGAACGTGCCGGTGGTAATCAACGTGAGCGCGGCGCTCGCGGTCTCACCTGCGTTCTTGAACATCGGCCCCGGGCAGCAGTTCCCGCTCACCATCTCGGGCGGGCACAAGGACTACTGCCTGAGCCTCACCGCCGAGCCCGGAAGCGGCTGCGCGGATCCGGATCCGAGCGAGGCCTGTGGCCGAGGCACCACCACCTGCACCGACGGCGGCAGCGCGGCGTGCATCGACGGCGATGGCACCCTGCACGCGGCGCGCTGCGGTCCGCAGGTGCTCACCGCGCACGTGCGCGACCAGAACCACGCGCAGGCGCAGGCGGTGGCAAACGTGGGGAGCTCGCTGACGGTGGAGCCACCCGAGCTCACCCTCGTGCCGGGCGCGTCGGAGCGATTGGCGGTCTTTGGAGGCGTCGCGCCGTATCACTTCAGCCTTCAGGCAAGGGGCAACCTGAGCAATGGCTCCATCGATCCCGACGGCACGTACCACTCGGGCCAGAACCCGCTCGTCGATGACTGGATCGAAATCGACGACTCGGCGGGGAACTCCGCAGCGGTGGTCGCGCACGTCACCACCCCCACGTTCCAGATTCAGACCCGCGACTGGATGTGGGTGCTCAATGCCGACTTCAACGGGGACAGCATTGCCGACACGGTGATCTTCTCGGTTGCATTCGACGGCCAGCACCTGGCGCGGGTGACCAGCTTCTTCGGCGACTTCGGCGGGCCTCGGGCAGGTCCTGTGTTCGAGGTCTCGTCGTGCGGCTTCAATTCGCAGGGCATTCCCTTGGCGGTGGACCTCGACGGCGATTCGCGCGCGGACATCGTGTTGCCCCTGCCGTCGACCGATGGCTCGGTGCTCGGGACTGGCCTGGGCTTGATGGTGCTCAAGGGCCGTGCGGACAGCAGCTTCGACACGGTGGGCCCGGTGGCCGTGCCCACCACGAGCGAGCAATTCCCGGGCGGTGTCTCCTACGTGCGCAGCGGCGCGCAGAACCTCATCGCCATCCCCGAGCTCGAGGGCACGCCCCACCAGATGCTGCTCCTCCGCCTCGATCCCCAGGCCGGCCTGGTGGACGCCGGCGCCGTCCCCTTGCCCAGCCAGGCAGACCGCTACACGCAGTGGATCCCCGGCACGCCCGACAGCCAGCTCATGCCGCAGTACTACCTGTTCGAACCCAACGCAGACTCCACCACCAACTGCGGCGCGAGCTCGGTGGCGTTCATCCCCGAGACACTCAACCTCCCCGACGGCGGCCTGCAAACCGCACCCGACGGCGGCCTGATGCTGACCTCGGGCTCACCCATCTGCCTGCCGCGGCCGCTCGCGCCGGGCAATGGCGTCGTGTACGACCCGGTCGAGATGATCCCCACCGACATCCACGGCTCCGACGCCGTGGATCTGGTCTACGCCGCCGCAGATCGAAACAACGCCGAATCTCAAAACGGCACCCTGGTGGCGGCCAAGGACGACGGCCTTGGCTATCGGCCCGGGGTGCACGCTCTGGGGCCGCAGAACCTGGTGATGGTGGTGGGGCAGGAGAACAAGACGCACGCCGAGTTCGATGTGACCTACCCTGGCTCGGGCCAGGCTTCCCAGCGGCTCATCCTCGCTCCCGACGGCGGGATCGTCAGCCTGGCGCCGGCGCTGCCCAGCGGGACCATCGCCGTCGGGGTGGGCGACTTCGACTATGACGGCGAGGCAGATCGTCTCGCCATCGACTCCAATGGCGTGACCACCTTCCTTCACGAGTCGATCACCGGCGACTTCGGCCTCGGACACACCCGCGTCATCCCCGCGCAGGCCCAGTTCGCGATCGCGCCCGACGTGAATGGAGATGGCATCGCCGACTTCTTCGTCCTGGGCGAGGACGGCGGCTCCATCCTCTGGGGCACGCCGACCAGCGATGGACTGGCCGTGGGACCGTCGTTCGGGCCCATCGATGCGCAGTTCTTCATCGCCGCGCCGGGCGGCCTGGTCGCCGTGAACACGGAGCCCGACGGCAACACCTTGCTCGGCTGGTTCAACGCCAACGTCGATGGCGGGGCTGCGACCGCGCAGCGCATTCCCACGCAGTACTCGGTCAACGAGATCTACGGCCTGGACAACTTGCGCGCGGGAGGCGTCGTGGATGGCGGCGACCTCGCCCTCACATTCGTCGATCCCGCGGGCGGGCCGGATCAGGAGCTCATCGCGACGGTGGAGGGCGACGGCGGCGTGAGCTTCAACGACGTCTCGGCTGCGCTCGCGGGCTCGAGCGACCTCGTGGTGGCGACGTTCGTGGGAGGCCCTGCCTCCGGCGCCGATGGCCTCTGGGCGCTCCGCCAGGCAGCCGACGGGAGCAACTACGTGGAGCTTCACCCGGCCTCGGGGACGGGCCTGAGCGCCACGCCCTCTGCCACGGTGCAGCTCGACTATTCCTATTCGCCCGGCAGCGTGAACCCGGCGAGCTTCTCGGCCACGCCGGGCGGACCGCGCGATCACCTGGCGATCATCGGCTACGACGACCCCTCCAATTGCGGCGACGCCGAGCTGTACATCATCGACACGCAGCACCCGGGCAATCCTCAAGTGGGAAATGCCACGCTCGCGTGCATGAACGGCCCGTTTTCGGCTCAGGTCGTGGCCTCGGATCTCGACGGCGACGGACGAACGGATCTCTTGGGCTTCGACGGCCAGAGCATCTTCGTGATGTGGCAGAACCCGGACGGCACCTTCAGCGAAGACGATGACCTGTAT
- a CDS encoding nucleotidyltransferase family protein, which translates to MAPAPPPHALEQLRACLRAFPDRPTTEIDLELPGFWELARNNGVGVLVASQLGVLPSVRDLHRAQAAQGIRVLSALKVVLKTLEAAGVAALPLKGPVLAARLYGDFTLRPTSDVDVLVHESDLQRAMAALEAAGAELSPEYAENRGFFERYHHHLGLHFRGLLVELHQRPSSRVATRFPSEALFMRARVQELLELRVRVADPIDELIFLALHAAGHNLERELWLLDLKMLARLAPLDWDALEFRTRAIRARRAVGAALLAAEERVGFPAQDMPAAWRRSASRDTRILPRSWAVEVPQTALESVLNLASDAVWSDSRARGAAYFAVRVMSASWRSALRRVKR; encoded by the coding sequence ATGGCGCCAGCGCCGCCGCCGCACGCGCTGGAGCAGCTCCGCGCGTGTCTGCGCGCGTTTCCCGATCGTCCGACGACGGAGATCGATCTCGAGCTGCCCGGCTTCTGGGAGCTCGCGCGCAACAACGGCGTGGGCGTGCTCGTCGCCTCGCAGCTCGGCGTGTTGCCAAGCGTGCGCGACCTGCATCGCGCCCAGGCGGCACAGGGCATTCGCGTGCTCTCGGCGCTCAAGGTCGTGCTCAAGACGCTCGAGGCCGCGGGCGTGGCCGCGCTGCCGCTCAAGGGGCCGGTGCTCGCCGCGCGGCTCTACGGGGACTTCACGCTGCGTCCCACGTCGGACGTGGACGTGCTCGTGCACGAAAGCGATCTGCAGCGCGCGATGGCCGCGCTCGAGGCCGCGGGCGCCGAGCTCAGCCCCGAGTACGCCGAGAATCGCGGCTTCTTCGAGCGCTACCACCACCACCTCGGCCTACACTTTCGAGGACTGCTGGTGGAGCTGCACCAGCGGCCCTCGTCGCGCGTGGCCACGCGGTTTCCCTCCGAGGCGCTCTTCATGCGCGCGCGCGTCCAGGAGTTGCTCGAGCTGCGCGTGCGCGTCGCGGATCCGATCGACGAATTGATCTTCCTGGCGCTGCACGCCGCGGGTCACAACCTCGAGCGCGAGTTGTGGCTCTTGGATCTCAAGATGCTCGCGCGTCTGGCGCCGCTCGACTGGGACGCGCTGGAGTTTCGGACGCGTGCCATTCGCGCTCGGCGCGCGGTGGGCGCGGCACTGCTCGCGGCTGAGGAGCGCGTTGGCTTTCCCGCGCAGGACATGCCCGCGGCCTGGCGGCGCTCGGCGTCGCGAGACACGCGGATCTTGCCGCGGAGCTGGGCTGTGGAGGTTCCGCAGACTGCGCTCGAGTCGGTGCTCAACCTCGCCTCGGACGCGGTCTGGAGCGACTCGCGCGCGCGTGGCGCGGCGTACTTCGCGGTGCGGGTGATGTCGGCGAGCTGGAGAAGCGCGCTTCGTCGCGTGAAGCGCTGA
- a CDS encoding undecaprenyl/decaprenyl-phosphate alpha-N-acetylglucosaminyl 1-phosphate transferase, with translation MLTYVVAFGLAFAIATALTPVVRNLALRYGLVDARSSRKVHEKPIPRLGGLAIVIGFYAPLVGLAIYHNSISQLLYADRLRVAGFFAGGIFIAALGLYDDLKGANARQKFAAQFIVAAVMYALGFHVDAIANPFGSPLQFGVLGFPITLVWIVGVINALNLIDGLDGLASGVAFFAVATNFLVAFVRGDILMSLLMVALAGAILGFLLFNFNPASIFMGDTGSMFLGFILATSSIVTSQKGATAVAMLVPILALGLPIMDTLLAMLRRFITGRPMFSADKEHIHHKLMALGYTHRRAVLGMYVICVFFTLASLGIMFANAPQAALILAVVGAVVFVLMRRLGYLDLQRVAEVGVTRRKNLAVRSAINSISEQLRNAANAEAIWASVQAIGEPLAVTMLELKLLTPGSESKGFTLSRSPLSPRAIEAVVPVEADGVSHGELRACWTDGRNEIGRDDELALELLADHIRQAAKRIETEREGKPLRLVVR, from the coding sequence ATGTTGACGTACGTCGTGGCGTTCGGGCTGGCCTTCGCCATCGCCACCGCGCTCACGCCCGTCGTCCGCAACCTCGCGCTGCGCTACGGCCTCGTGGACGCGCGCTCGTCGCGCAAGGTGCACGAGAAGCCCATCCCCCGGCTCGGCGGCCTGGCCATCGTCATCGGCTTCTACGCGCCGCTCGTGGGCCTGGCCATCTACCACAACTCGATCTCGCAGCTGCTCTACGCCGATCGTCTCCGCGTGGCGGGCTTCTTCGCGGGCGGCATCTTCATCGCAGCGCTCGGCCTCTACGACGACCTGAAGGGCGCCAACGCGCGGCAGAAGTTCGCGGCGCAGTTCATCGTCGCGGCGGTGATGTACGCGCTCGGCTTCCACGTCGATGCCATCGCCAACCCCTTCGGCAGCCCGCTGCAGTTCGGCGTCCTCGGCTTTCCGATCACGCTCGTGTGGATCGTAGGCGTGATCAACGCGCTCAACCTGATCGACGGCCTAGACGGCCTCGCCTCGGGCGTGGCGTTCTTCGCGGTGGCCACCAACTTCCTGGTCGCGTTCGTGCGCGGCGACATCCTCATGAGCTTGCTCATGGTGGCCCTCGCCGGCGCGATCCTCGGTTTCTTGCTCTTCAACTTCAACCCGGCGTCGATCTTCATGGGCGACACGGGGAGCATGTTCCTGGGCTTCATCCTGGCCACGAGCTCCATCGTCACGTCGCAGAAGGGCGCGACGGCGGTGGCCATGCTGGTGCCCATCCTCGCGCTCGGCCTGCCGATCATGGACACGCTGCTGGCCATGCTCCGCCGCTTCATCACCGGCCGGCCCATGTTCAGCGCCGACAAAGAGCACATCCACCACAAGCTGATGGCGCTGGGCTACACGCACCGGCGCGCCGTGCTGGGCATGTACGTGATCTGCGTGTTCTTCACGCTCGCGAGCCTGGGGATCATGTTCGCGAACGCGCCGCAGGCCGCGCTGATCCTCGCGGTGGTGGGCGCGGTGGTCTTCGTGCTCATGCGCCGGCTGGGCTACCTCGACCTGCAGCGCGTCGCCGAGGTGGGCGTCACGCGGCGCAAGAATCTCGCGGTGCGCTCCGCCATCAACAGCATCAGCGAGCAGCTCCGGAACGCCGCCAACGCCGAGGCCATCTGGGCGTCGGTGCAGGCCATCGGCGAGCCGCTCGCGGTGACCATGCTGGAGCTCAAGCTGCTCACGCCGGGGAGCGAGTCCAAGGGCTTCACCCTGAGCCGAAGCCCGTTGTCGCCGCGTGCCATCGAGGCCGTGGTGCCGGTGGAGGCCGATGGCGTGTCGCACGGCGAGCTGCGCGCGTGCTGGACCGACGGTCGCAACGAGATCGGCCGCGACGATGAGCTCGCGCTGGAGCTGCTCGCGGATCACATCCGCCAAGCCGCCAAGCGCATCGAGACGGAGCGCGAGGGCAAGCCGCTGCGGCTCGTGGTTCGCTGA